From Myxocyprinus asiaticus isolate MX2 ecotype Aquarium Trade chromosome 10, UBuf_Myxa_2, whole genome shotgun sequence, the proteins below share one genomic window:
- the LOC127447359 gene encoding uncharacterized protein LOC127447359, translating to MVIRYFIMKTVKSGDMGAKLLTGQDLSRAVDGEILAAESLGPLEAELVHEGLAALSRPLAQGATRRDGLLEHRAHRRVHGAEEKLKVHRALDFDERVELVHFQSGVLLVGVTQKPNDTTVPAQISACLADISAWMKEHHLQLNPAKTELLVFPANPVVEHNITVQLGATTVTPSKSVRNLRVTIDNRLNFTDHISKTARSCRFTLYNIRKIRPFLSEHATKLLFQSLVITRLDYCNALTAGLPACAIRPLQMIQNAAARLVFNEPKRARYTTPCLSPLAAG from the exons ATGGTCATCAGATACTTTATCATGAAGACGGTGAAATCCGGAGACATGGGGGCAAAGTTGTTGACTGGGCAAG ATCTCTCCCGCGCCGTGGACGGGGAAATTCTCGCAGCGGAGTCTCTCGGGCCACTGGAAGCCGAACTTGTTCATGAGGGCCTCGCAGCCCTGTCTCGCCCGCTCGCACAAGGAGCGACACGGCGGGATGGCTTGCTCGAGCACCGTGCACACCGGCGCGTACATGGAGCAGAGGAAAAACTTAAGGTCCATCGAGCACTGGACTTTGACGAGAGGGTAGAACTGGTGCACTTCCAGTCCGGCGTCCTCCTGGTTGGTGTGACCCAAAAG cccaacgacaccacagtacctgctcaaatttctgcctgcctggcagacatctcggcctggatgaaggaacaccacctgcaactcaacccagccaagactgaactccttgtctttccagccaaccctgttgttgaacacaacatcacagtgcagctgggtgcaactacagtaacgccttccaaatcagtcagaaatctaagggtaaccatcgacaacagactaaatttcacagaccacatctcaaagaccgcaagatcatgtagatttacactctacaatatcaggaagataagacccttcctctctgaacatgccacaaaaCTGCTtttccagtcacttgtcataactagactggactactgtaacgctctcactgcaggcctccctgcatgtgcaattagacccctccaaatgatccagaatgcagcagcacgtctggtctttaatgaaccaaagagagcacgttacaccactccttgtctctctccactggctgccggttga
- the fzd7a gene encoding frizzled-7a translates to MQHCCGITSYFLLFFCLALQPSCGQYHGEKGISIPEHGFCQPISIPLCTDIAYNQTIMPNLLGHTNQEDAGLEVHQFYPLVKVQCSMDLKFFLCSMYAPVCTVLEQAIPPCRSLCERARQGCEALMNKFGFQWPERLRCENFPVHGAGEICVGQNTSDAGSPTSDPTPYVPELITLGPSVVRPSQQFTCPLQLKVPTYLKYHFMGEKDCGAPCEPTKPNGLMYFREEEVKFGRLWVGIWSILCCVSTLFTVLTYLVDMRRFRYPERPIIFLSGCYFMVAVAYAAGFFLEDKVVCIDKFNDDGYKTVSQGTKKEGCTILFMILYFFGMASSIWWVILSLTWFLSAGMKWGHEAIEANSQYFHLAAWAVPAVKTITILAMGQVDGDLLTGVCYVGIYNVDSLRGFVLAPLFVYLFIGTSFLLAGFVSLFRIRTIMKHDGTKTEKLEKLMVRIGVFSVLYTVPATIVIACYFYEQAFREQWEKTWHMQTCKRFAVPCPVNNFAPMSPDFTVFMIKYLMTMIVGITSGFWIWSGKTLQSWRRFYKRLSNSNQGETTV, encoded by the coding sequence ATGCAGCACTGTTGTGGGATTACGAgctattttcttttgtttttttgcctggCCTTGCAGCCGTCCTGCGGTCAGTATCACGGAGAGAAGGGGATCTCCATTCCCGAACACGGCTTCTGCCAGCCCATATCGATCCCTCTGTGTACCGACATTGCCTACAATCAAACCATCATGCCTAACCTTTTGGGTCACACCAACCAGGAGGACGCCGGACTGGAAGTGCACCAGTTCTACCCTCTCGTCAAAGTCCAGTGCTCGATGGACCTTAAGTTTTTCCTCTGCTCCATGTACGCGCCGGTGTGCACGGTGCTCGAGCAAGCCATCCCGCCGTGTCGCTCCTTGTGCGAGCGGGCGAGACAGGGCTGCGAGGCCCTCATGAACAAGTTCGGCTTCCAGTGGCCCGAGAGACTCCGCTGCGAGAATTTCCCCGTCCACGGCGCGGGAGAGATCTGCGTGGGACAGAACACGTCGGACGCTGGAAGCCCGACATCAGACCCGACGCCCTACGTACCCGAACTGATCACGTTAGGGCCAAGCGTGGTCAGACCCAGTCAGCAATTCACATGCCCACTGCAGCTGAAAGTGCCCACTTACCTCAAGTACCACTTCATGGGCGAAAAAGACTGTGGTGCGCCATGCGAGCCCACTAAACCCAACGGGTTGATGTATTTCCGAGAGGAGGAGGTCAAATTCGGCCGGCTTTGGGTGGGCATTTGGTCCATTTTGTGTTGTGTTAGTACCCTGTTCACTGTGCTCACATACTTGGTGGACATGAGGCGGTTTCGTTACCCCGAGAGGCCCATCATCTTCCTCTCGGGCTGCTATTTCATGGTGGCCGTTGCTTACGCGGCGGGTTTTTTCCTTGAAGACAAAGTAGTTTGCATTGACAAGTTTAACGATGATGGTTACAAGACCGTGTCCCAGGGCACGAAGAAAGAGGGCTGCACTATTCTCTTCATGATCCTCTACTTCTTCGGCATGGCGAGCTCAATTTGGTGGGTCATCCTGTCCCTTACGTGGTTCCTTTCGGCGGGAATGAAGTGGGGTCACGAAGCAATAGAGGCCAACTCTCAGTATTTCCACCTCGCTGCTTGGGCTGTGCCAGCAGTTAAGACTATTACCATTCTCGCCATGGGACAAGTGGACGGTGACCTCCTCACCGGGGTGTGCTACGTTGGCATCTACAACGTGGACTCTCTGCGCGGGTTCGTTCTGGCGCCCCTCTTCGTCTACCTCTTCATCGGCACCTCTTTTCTCCTGGCCGGGTTCGTGTCACTTTTCCGCATCAGAACCATCATGAAGCACGACGGCACCAAGACGGAGAAGCTGGAGAAGCTGATGGTGCGCATCGGCGTGTTCAGCGTGCTCTACACGGTTCCCGCTACTATAGTGATCGCCTGTTATTTCTATGAGCAGGCTTTCCGAGAGCAGTGGGAGAAAACCTGGCACATGCAGACGTGTAAGCGCTTTGCTGTACCTTGCCCAGTCAACAACTTTGCCCCCATGTCTCCGGATTTCACCGTCTTCATGATAAAGTATCTGATGACCATGATCGTGGGAATCACCTCTGGATTTTGGATATGGTCTGGGAAAACCCTGCAGTCTTGGCGCAGGTTTTACAAAAGGCTCAGTAATAGTAATCAAGGCGAGACAACGGTATGA